In Hermetia illucens chromosome 1, iHerIll2.2.curated.20191125, whole genome shotgun sequence, one genomic interval encodes:
- the LOC119654173 gene encoding probable GDP-L-fucose synthase, whose amino-acid sequence MSTVVLVTGGSGLVGKAIQDVAAEENREDVKWYFATSKDADLRDVNQTRRLFEKVQPTHVIHLAAKVGGLFDNMNNNLDFLRENIQINDNVLQTAYEHKCKKVVSCLSTCIFPDRTTYPIDETMLHDGPPHPSNYGYSYAKRLVDVQNHAYNQKYGCNFTSIIPCNIFGPNDNYRPVVSHVIPGMIYRMHQLINSQETDLPEEEKVFTVYGSGKPLRQFIYSLDLARLMVWVMWNYDSVEPIILSVDEKDEVTIADAAREVAKAFKFKGKLEFDTSKADGQYKKTASNKKLRAFLPGFKFTDFSEAVESSVRWFVDNYEVARK is encoded by the exons ATGAGCACTGTTGTCCTGGTGACCGGCGGTAGTGGGCTGGTGGGCAAAGCCATACAAGATGTTGCCGCTGAGGAGAACCGGGAGGACGTGAAGTGGTATTTTGCCACATCCAAAGACGCCGATTTGAG AGATGTGAACCAGACCCGACGCCTTTTCGAGAAGGTTCAGCCGACGCATGTCATCCACTTGGCGGCGAAGGTCGGGGGCCTTTTCGACAACATGAATAATAACTTGGATTTTCTG CGCGAAAACATACAAATCAACGACAACGTCCTGCAGACGGCCTATGAGCACAAGTGCAAGAAAGTGGTCTCGTGCTTGTCGACCTGCATCTTCCCTGACCGGACGACGTACCCAATCGACGAGACTATGCTCCATGATGGGCCGCCGCACCCGTCGAACTACGGGTATTCGTACGCCAAGCGCTTGGTCGACGTCCAGAACCACGCCTACAACCAGAAGTACGGTTGCAACTTCACCTCGATCATTCCTTGTAACATTTTCGGGCCCAACGACAACTACCGTCCAGTGGTGAGCCACGTCATTCCTGGCATGATCTACCGCATGCACCAGTTGATAAACTCGCAGGAGACCGACCTCCCCGAGGAGGAGAAGGTGTTCACGGTGTACGGGAGCGGCAAGCCCCTGCGGCAGTTCATTTACTCCCTGGACCTGGCCAGGCTCATGGTCTGGGTGATGTGGAACTACGACAGTGTCGAGCCCATTATCCTTTCAG TTGACGAAAAGGACGAGGTGACAATCGCGGATGCAGCACGGGAAGTGGCAAAAGCATTTAAATTCAAG GGCAAGCTCGAGTTCGACACCAGCAAGGCGGACGGGCAGTACAAGAAAACTGCATCCAATAAGAAGCTGCGGGCGTTTCTCCCAGGATTCAAGTTCACCGACTTCAGTGAGGCCGTGGAAAGCAGCGTCAGATGGTTCGTGGATAACTACGAGGTAGctaggaaataa